Sequence from the Hamadaea flava genome:
CCCCAGCCCCGACCGCGCCTATGGCGGCGGCGCAGCGGACGCGCTACCCGCCCGGGGAGCGATCGGCACCGGCGTACACGCCCTCGTCGACGCCGGAAAGATCACCGTCCACACCGGATTCCTCGTCGCCGAGGTCACCGACCAAGGCCTGGTGTCCGCCGACGGGCGCAAGGTCGACGCTCAGGTGATCGTCAACTCCACCGGCGCCCGCCCCGACCACACCCCGGCGAGCGAACTGCGCCTGGACCTGGACCCGATCCTCGGCTCCACGCGTACGCTCGCCCCGTTGATCGACCCCAACCAGCACTCCTGCGGCACCGTCCCACCCCATGGCGTCGACGAACTGACCCACCCGGAGAAGGACTTCTACGTCATCGGGGCCAAGTCCTACGGCCGCGCCCCCACGTTCCTCCTCGCCACCGGCTACGAGCAGGCCCGCTCGGTCGTCGCCGCCCTGGCCGGAGACTGGGACGCCGCCCGCGACGTCAAGCTCGAACTGCCCGAGACCGGCGTCTGCAGCTCCAGCAACGCCTTCGACAGCGACCAGGAGGACGGCGGGAGCTGCTGCGGCAGCGCTCCCGTCGCGACCGTGGAGGTCAAGCGCGGCCTGGCGACCGGTGTCACCGGCGGCCTGCTGACCCTGCCCCTGGTCGAAGTGGGCGCCAAGGCTTCCGGCGGGTCGTGCTGCGGCTGACATGAGCACCACCCTCACCCCGGCCACCACCCGCACGGGTGGTGGCCGGGCCCGTCCCCGGCGTCTGGTCGCGGTGTTCGCGGTGACCCAGACCATCGGCTACGGCGTGCTCTACTACACGTTCTCCGTCCTGCTCGCACCGATCGCGGCCGATCTGCACAGCACCGCCGCCCACGTCACCATCGCGTTGACCGTCTCGGTGCTGGCCGCTGCGGGCGCGGCGATCCCGGTCGGCCGATGGCTGGACCGCCACGGCGGACGCGCGCTGATGACCGCCGGCTCCCTGCTCGGCGTACTCGCGGTCGCCGCCTGGTCCCAGGTCCGCACCCTCACCCAGTTGTACGCGGTGTTCGCCGCGATCGGTCTGGCGAGCGCGATGAGTCTCTACGACGCCGCGTTCAGCGTCCTGATCGCCGTCACCGACCCCGCACACCGCGACGGATCGTTGCTCGCGGTCACCGTCGTGGCCGGATTCGCCAGCAGCATCTTCTTCCCCCTCACCGCCGCGCTCACCGAGGCGCTCGGCTGGCGTACCGCCCTGCTTGCGCTCGCCGGGCTGCTCGCCGCCACCGCGGTGCCCGCGCACCTGGCCGCTGTCCCGAGCCGTAGCGTTCACGCCGCCCGAGCCCGCAATCGTCACGGGCGAAGCGCCCGCGAAGCGTTCCGCGACAACGGTTTCTGGCTCCTCGCGGCTGCGTTCGTCCTGCACACCGCCGCAGTGTCCAGCGTGAGCGTGCTCCTGGTCATCTACCTGCGCCAAGCCGGGCATCCGGCGACCGTCGCGGCCAGTCTCGCCGGGCTGCTCGGCGTCCTTTCCGTCACCGGACGGCTCACCACCACCGCCTTGGCCCGGCGGCACGGCATGACCACTGTCACCGCGGCGATCTTCACCGTCCAAGCCTTCGGCGCCGCGGCACTGCCCTACCTCGGCCCGAGCCTCGCCGGAGCCGCCGCCTGTGTCATCGCGTTCGGTATCGGCTTCGGCGTCGCCACCATCGCACGGCCGGCGATCGTCGCCCACCGCTACGGCACAGCCCGCTACGCCACCATCGCCGCCAGCCTCACCCTGCCCACCACCCTCGCCAAAGCCGGCGCACCCCTGACCGCAGCCCTGCTCACCCCCGCCCGAGCCCTGCCCCTGGCCGGGTTGTTCTGCCTCATCTCGGCTGCACTGTTGTACGCGGCAGGACGACGGCCACCAGGATCCACTCACACAAAGCAGTAGCGATACTATATGTAGCGTTGCTACTGTTATTGGTGGAGGTGATGCTCATGCTCGCCGACGACGTTCTCGGGGTGACGATCCCCGACGCCGGACCGGTCTTCGCCACCGCCCTGGCAATCCACATCGGTGCCGGGCTGACCTGCGTGATCACCGGCGCGCTCGCCGCGACCGCCCGCAAACGCCCCGGCCGCCATCCCGCCGCAGGCCGGGTCTACCTATGGGGGTTGGCCGTGGTGTTCGCGACCGCGACCGTGTTGTCCGTGAAACGCTGGCGGCAGGACGCCCACCTGTTCGCGATCGGGCTGGTCGCGTTCACCTTGGGCCTGTTCGGCTGGCAGATGCGCCGCCGCCGGCCCGCAGGCTGGCCACGGTGGCATGCGATCGGCATGGGCGGCTCCTACATCGCCCTGCTCACCGCGTTCTATGTGGACAACGGCCCGCAACTGCCGCTATGGAAACTGTTGCCCACGTGGGCCTTCTGGATACTGCCCACCGTGATCGGTGTACCGCTGATCCGGTCGGCACTGCGCCGCTACCGCCGCGGTGTCAGCACCCAGCCCCGCCGACCGGCAGGGCGCACAGGAGCGGGCACCCTCAGTTCGTAGCCGCCCGGAGGCGGGTCAGCCGCACGGCCGCCACCGCGACCGCGGTCAGCCGCAACCCGCTGACGAGCGCCGCGATGGCCACGGCTCCGGGCAGGCCTGCTGCGGCCGCGTAGGCGAGCAGCAGCGTGTCACCGGCGGCGCAGGCTGCCAGCGCGACCAGCGCCACAGGAACGCTGAACCCGGCCGGCAGCCAGGACGGCGCGTGCATGCCCGCCGCGCTGACCGCTGTGATCGCGCAGGGTATCGCCACAGCAAGGACGACGACCATGAGGGGCGCGGCCGTTAGGACGTGGCCGACCCGGGCCAATGCGTCCCCCGGGCCGCCGAGTGTGGCGACCCACACGGTGCCGACCAACGGGCCGGTCAGAACCAGTCCGATACCGGCGTGCCGGGAACGTGTGACAGCGATTTGGCGCAGCACGCTGCGCGCGATGTCTTCGGGCGGGCCGAATTCGGCGACCGCGCGTGTCGCCGCATCGGGCGGACTGACGCCGACCCGGACGTGGGTTTCGATCGCGCAGCACAAACCGTCGGCGACCTCGTCGACGAGCGCATCGCGGATCGCACGCCGCACAGGCAGAGCCCGGCGCAGGTCGGCCAGGTACGCCGCGGTCGGCGCAAGGCGGGTCAGGTCGCCGGGATCCATGCCTGCCGCCCGCCCAGAACCGCTCCGACCGCGTCGGCGAACGTCTCCCAGGTCGCACGCTGCTCTGTCAGCGCCTTCTGTCCGGCCGTCGTCAGCTGATACGTGCGGCGCTTGCGGCCCTGCCCGTCCGACCAGGCGCCGGCGATCAAACCGAGATCTTCCAGGCGATGCAGCGCTGGGTAGACTGTTCCGGTCGGCAGGTCGAACGCGCCGCCGCTGGCCTGCCGCAGCCTGTCCACGACCGCGTACCCGTGCGCGGGTCCGGCCTCCAGCACCGCCAGGAGTAGACCGTCGAGGTGGCCTTTCAACGCCTCCGCCCTCATACGTAGCAATGCTATACCTATCTGTGGCGGCCACCACCTGCCCTTTGCCATCATGTTCGACATCTGTCAAACTAGAGGCATGTCGAAACAGTTGCTGCCGCTGATCGAGATCGCCGACGACGGCACCTGCTGCGCGCCCCTGGCGGCACAGGCGGTCGACGCGCACGCCGCCGGCGAACTCGCCCCCGCGTTCAAGGCCCTCGGCGACCCGGTCCGGCTGCAGCTGATGTCGATGATCGCCTCGGCCGACGGCGGCGAGGCCTGCGTCTGCGACCTGACCCCTGCGTTCGACCTGTCCGGGCCGACGATCTCCCACCACCTCAAGACGCTGCGCGAAGCCGGACTGGTCTCCTCCGAACGGCGCGGCACCTGGGTCTACTACCGGGCCGACCGCGCCAAGCTCGGCGCCCTGTCCGCCCTCCTCGACGTCGCGACCCCGATCGCCTGACCGCCCGAGACCACTCCCCGGCCATTGCCTTGACACCACGTCATTGCCTCAGTAGTTTTTGAGGCAATGAACGCTGACGCTTTTTCTGTCGAGGCACGGGCGAAGATCCACGCCGCACTCGGTGACGCGGCCCGCCTGGCCATCGCCGACATCCTCGCCACCGGCGATGCGTCCCCCGGCGAGATCGGCGCCCACCTGGGCATGCCCACCAACCTGGTCGCCCACCACCTCGGTGTGCTCGCCGACGCCGGAGTGATCGACCGCCGCCGCTCCGAGCACGACCGACGCCGCAGCTACCTGCAACTGCGGCCCGCCGCGATGGCCGCACTGAACCCGCCTCGTGTTCACGCGCCACGGCGGGTGGTGTTCGTGTGCACCCGCAACTCCGCCCGTTCGCAGTTGGCCGCGGCGCTCTGGGGCCAGCACAGCCCGATCCCCGTCACGTCGGCCGGCACCGAACCGGCCACCCGCGCCAACCCCCGCGCCGTACGCACGGCCAAGCGCCATGGGCTGCGGATCGACCCGGCCGCGACGCATCACCTGGACGAGGTCAGCGCCGACGGGGACCTGCTGATCGCCGTCTGCGATCACGTCCACGAAACCCTGCCCACCGAACAGACCCGGCTGCACTGGTCGGTTCCCGACCCGGTCCCGGTCGACACCGACGACGCGTTCGAAGCCGCCTACATCGATCTGGCCGACCGCATCGAACGGCTGATCCCCACGATCGAGGAGCATCACCCGTGAGCACCATCCGGCCGATTCAGCCCCGACGGCTGATCGCCGAATATCTCGGCACATTGCTACTCGTCGTCGCCGTCGTCGGCTCCGGGATCATGGCCGTCACCCTGTCCCCGGACGACGTCGGCCTGCAGTTGCTGGAGAACTCGATCGCCACCATGCTCGCCCTGGCCGTACTCATCCTGATCCTCGGCCCCGTGTCCGGCGCACATTTCAACCCGGTCGTCACCCTTGCCGACTGGTGGCTGCACCGCCGCGACGACGACACGATCGGCCTGGCCGAGGTGGTCGGATATGTTGGCGCGCAGGTGCTCGGTGCGATCAGTGGCGCGGTCCTCGCGAACCTCATGTTCGGTCTCGACGCGGTGTCATGGTCGGTCACCGCGCGTACGACGCCGCACCTGTGGATCGGTGAAACCGTGGCCACCGGCGGGCTGATCCTGCTCATCTTCGGTCTCGTGCGTACCCACCGCACCCGATACGCCCCGGCCGCCGTCGGCGCATACATCGGCGCAGCCTACTGGTTCACCAGCTCCACCAGCTTTGCCAACCCGGCCGTCACCGTCGGCCGCGCCTTCACCGACACCTTCGCCGGGATCAGCCCCGCCTCCGTGCTCGCGTTCATCGCCTTCCAGATCATCGGTGCGATCGCGGGCCTCGCTCTGGTGGCTGTGTTGTATCCACGACCGCAGACCGTCACCGGCGATATCGCCACCATCGAACCCGCCACCACTTCCGAGCGTGTACCCGCCAGGAGCAGGACATGACCGAACCCGCCGGCTGGCAGATGCCCACCCTGATCAGCCCCGAAGCCACCCTCGCCCGCGCCGCCGAACAACTTGCCGACAAATACAAAGGCGTGTTCTCCCTGGAGACGATCCTGCGTTACCTCGACGAGTCCTACACCCTCCTGGCAGCGACCGCGAAGGTCACCGGCCACCTGCCCAACCTCGCCGTGCACTTCGCCACCGACCGCCTCGCCGCCATCGCCAAGAACGACGGCTCGGTCATCACCGGCATCCCCGAGGTGCTGTTCGTCTGCGTCCACAACGCCGGCCGCTCCCAAATGGCCGCCGCACTGCTCGACCACCACGCCGCAGGCCAGGTGCACGTCCGATCAGCCGGGTCCACCCCCGCCGCCGAGATCAGCCCCGCCGTGGTCGCCGCACTCGCCGAAGTCGGCGTCGACGTGACCAAGGACTTCCCCAAACCGCTCACCGACGAAGTCGTCCGCGCCTCCGATGTGGTGGTGCTGATGGGCTGCGGCGACGCCTGCCCCATCTACCCCGGCAAGCGCTACCTCGACTGGGACCTGCCCGACCCAGCAAGCCTGCCCATCGGCCAAGTCCGTCCCATCCGCGACGAGATCGACCGCCGCGTCCGCGTACTTCTCACCGAGCTGACTGATCAAGGCAAGGAGAGCACCACCCCATGAGCACCGACAAACCGAGCGTGCTGTTCGTCTGCGTCCACAACGCCGGCCGCTCGCAGATGGCCGCCGGCTGGCTGCGGCACCTGGCCGGCGACACCGTCGAGGTCCGCTCCGCCGGCTCCGCACCCGCAGACCAGATCAACCCCGTCGCCGTCGCAGCGATGGCCGAGGTCGGCATCGACATCACCGACCAGAAACCCAAGATCCTCACCCCGGAAGCATCAGAGGCGTCCAATGTGGTCATCACCATGGGCTGCGGCGACGTCTGCCCCTACTTCCCCGGCCAAACCCACCTCGACTGGGAACTCGACGACCCAGCCGGCCAAGGCATCCAAGCCGTACGCCCCATCCGCGACGAGATTCGCAAACGCGTCGAAGCGTTGATGACCGAACTACTGCCGTCGGCGTGACCGCACGTGACGCCTTCCAAAGCCGCTGCGGCGGCCACGGAAACGGTCTGAACAGGAACCACAGTTGCTGAAAATGAACACCCGCCCCCGCCATCACGATGTCCTGGTCATCGGCGGCGGACAAGCCGGCCTCGCGGCCGGGTTCTACCTGCGACGGCACGCCATCGACTTCACCATCCTCGACGCCGGCCACACCCCGGGCGGGCAGTGGCCACACAGCTGGGATTCGCTGCGGCTGTTCTCCCCGGCCCAGTTCAGCTCCCTGCCCGGCTGGCCCATGCCGCCGGTCGCCGGATACCCCGACGCCGCACACGTCGTGGACTACCTGACCCGCTACGAACACCGCTACCAGCTGCCCATCCATCGCAGCACACGCGTGGCCGCGGTCCGACGCGACGACGACGGCTTCCTGGTCGACACC
This genomic interval carries:
- a CDS encoding MFS transporter, translated to MSTTLTPATTRTGGGRARPRRLVAVFAVTQTIGYGVLYYTFSVLLAPIAADLHSTAAHVTIALTVSVLAAAGAAIPVGRWLDRHGGRALMTAGSLLGVLAVAAWSQVRTLTQLYAVFAAIGLASAMSLYDAAFSVLIAVTDPAHRDGSLLAVTVVAGFASSIFFPLTAALTEALGWRTALLALAGLLAATAVPAHLAAVPSRSVHAARARNRHGRSAREAFRDNGFWLLAAAFVLHTAAVSSVSVLLVIYLRQAGHPATVAASLAGLLGVLSVTGRLTTTALARRHGMTTVTAAIFTVQAFGAAALPYLGPSLAGAAACVIAFGIGFGVATIARPAIVAHRYGTARYATIAASLTLPTTLAKAGAPLTAALLTPARALPLAGLFCLISAALLYAAGRRPPGSTHTKQ
- a CDS encoding permease prefix domain 1-containing protein translates to MDPGDLTRLAPTAAYLADLRRALPVRRAIRDALVDEVADGLCCAIETHVRVGVSPPDAATRAVAEFGPPEDIARSVLRQIAVTRSRHAGIGLVLTGPLVGTVWVATLGGPGDALARVGHVLTAAPLMVVVLAVAIPCAITAVSAAGMHAPSWLPAGFSVPVALVALAACAAGDTLLLAYAAAAGLPGAVAIAALVSGLRLTAVAVAAVRLTRLRAATN
- a CDS encoding PadR family transcriptional regulator; translated protein: MRAEALKGHLDGLLLAVLEAGPAHGYAVVDRLRQASGGAFDLPTGTVYPALHRLEDLGLIAGAWSDGQGRKRRTYQLTTAGQKALTEQRATWETFADAVGAVLGGRQAWIPAT
- a CDS encoding ArsR/SmtB family transcription factor; this translates as MSKQLLPLIEIADDGTCCAPLAAQAVDAHAAGELAPAFKALGDPVRLQLMSMIASADGGEACVCDLTPAFDLSGPTISHHLKTLREAGLVSSERRGTWVYYRADRAKLGALSALLDVATPIA
- a CDS encoding arsenate reductase/protein-tyrosine-phosphatase family protein; protein product: MNADAFSVEARAKIHAALGDAARLAIADILATGDASPGEIGAHLGMPTNLVAHHLGVLADAGVIDRRRSEHDRRRSYLQLRPAAMAALNPPRVHAPRRVVFVCTRNSARSQLAAALWGQHSPIPVTSAGTEPATRANPRAVRTAKRHGLRIDPAATHHLDEVSADGDLLIAVCDHVHETLPTEQTRLHWSVPDPVPVDTDDAFEAAYIDLADRIERLIPTIEEHHP
- a CDS encoding MIP/aquaporin family protein produces the protein MSTIRPIQPRRLIAEYLGTLLLVVAVVGSGIMAVTLSPDDVGLQLLENSIATMLALAVLILILGPVSGAHFNPVVTLADWWLHRRDDDTIGLAEVVGYVGAQVLGAISGAVLANLMFGLDAVSWSVTARTTPHLWIGETVATGGLILLIFGLVRTHRTRYAPAAVGAYIGAAYWFTSSTSFANPAVTVGRAFTDTFAGISPASVLAFIAFQIIGAIAGLALVAVLYPRPQTVTGDIATIEPATTSERVPARSRT
- a CDS encoding arsenate reductase/protein-tyrosine-phosphatase family protein, which codes for MTEPAGWQMPTLISPEATLARAAEQLADKYKGVFSLETILRYLDESYTLLAATAKVTGHLPNLAVHFATDRLAAIAKNDGSVITGIPEVLFVCVHNAGRSQMAAALLDHHAAGQVHVRSAGSTPAAEISPAVVAALAEVGVDVTKDFPKPLTDEVVRASDVVVLMGCGDACPIYPGKRYLDWDLPDPASLPIGQVRPIRDEIDRRVRVLLTELTDQGKESTTP
- a CDS encoding arsenate reductase ArsC; translation: MSTDKPSVLFVCVHNAGRSQMAAGWLRHLAGDTVEVRSAGSAPADQINPVAVAAMAEVGIDITDQKPKILTPEASEASNVVITMGCGDVCPYFPGQTHLDWELDDPAGQGIQAVRPIRDEIRKRVEALMTELLPSA